One stretch of Bradyrhizobium canariense DNA includes these proteins:
- a CDS encoding fumarylacetoacetate hydrolase family protein: MPITASTELLFEVPATSLPVAGSAARFPVRRIYCVGRNYVDHIREMKEGDERDPPFFFQKPTDAIVQGGTALPYPLDTQDFQFEIELVAAVGRGGRAIAPGKALDHVFGYAIGIDLTRRDRQREARDMSRPWEMGKSFDQSAPCGPIHPRADIGDLLAGEIALRVNGKEKQRGDLRQMIWNVPEIIANLSMQYVLAPGDLIFTGTPAGVGPLQPGDRVEGMVGDLPPLTITIGPREI; this comes from the coding sequence ATGCCAATCACCGCCTCGACCGAATTACTGTTTGAAGTGCCGGCCACCAGCCTTCCGGTGGCAGGTTCTGCCGCCCGATTTCCAGTGCGGCGGATCTATTGTGTGGGTCGCAACTATGTCGATCATATACGTGAGATGAAGGAAGGGGATGAGCGCGACCCTCCGTTTTTCTTTCAAAAGCCGACCGATGCGATCGTGCAGGGCGGCACGGCGTTGCCTTATCCGCTCGACACACAGGATTTCCAGTTTGAAATCGAACTGGTGGCAGCGGTAGGCCGCGGCGGCCGCGCCATCGCGCCCGGCAAGGCGCTCGACCACGTCTTTGGCTACGCGATCGGCATCGATCTGACGCGCCGTGATCGCCAGCGCGAGGCGCGCGACATGAGCCGTCCCTGGGAGATGGGAAAGTCGTTCGACCAGTCCGCTCCGTGCGGACCAATCCACCCAAGAGCCGACATCGGCGATCTCCTCGCGGGCGAGATCGCACTGCGTGTCAACGGCAAGGAAAAGCAGCGAGGCGACCTGCGACAGATGATCTGGAACGTTCCGGAAATCATCGCCAACCTCTCGATGCAATATGTGCTGGCGCCCGGTGACCTCATTTTTACGGGGACCCCAGCCGGAGTCGGGCCGCTGCAACCCGGCGACCGCGTCGAAGGCATGGTCGGCGACCTGCCGCCGCTGACAATCACGATAGGACCTCGGGAGATCTGA
- a CDS encoding polysaccharide deacetylase family protein, with protein MQPTERIAFSPISERPALKLPAGNRLAVWVIVNVEEWNPREPMPRTVLTPPAGGSPSPDIPNWAWHEYGNRVGFWRMLELFDRLRIKPALAINGSAITAYEPISRAAHQRGWEFIGHGFSQKNMQKVENEREDIRRTAEAIERFTGKRPRGWLGPGLTETWETPDLLVEEGYHYVCDWVLDDQPTILKTRTTPIVNIPYTQECNDVAMMLIQHHKASEYRDRAIDQFDQLYADAAPSARVMALVVHPYIMGVPHRLRYLREALEHICSKPEVALMTGEDIHDWFQSSCQR; from the coding sequence ATGCAGCCGACCGAACGCATCGCCTTTTCGCCGATATCGGAGCGGCCTGCGCTGAAACTGCCGGCGGGCAATCGTCTGGCAGTGTGGGTCATCGTCAACGTCGAAGAGTGGAATCCGCGTGAACCCATGCCAAGGACGGTGCTGACCCCGCCGGCGGGCGGGTCGCCCAGTCCCGACATCCCCAACTGGGCCTGGCACGAATACGGCAACCGCGTCGGCTTCTGGCGCATGCTCGAGCTGTTCGACCGCTTGCGGATCAAGCCGGCGCTGGCGATCAACGGCAGCGCGATCACGGCCTATGAACCGATTTCGCGCGCCGCGCACCAGCGCGGATGGGAATTCATCGGCCACGGCTTCAGCCAGAAGAACATGCAAAAGGTCGAGAATGAGCGCGAGGATATCCGCAGGACGGCCGAGGCGATCGAACGCTTCACCGGCAAGCGGCCGCGCGGCTGGCTAGGGCCGGGCCTCACCGAGACCTGGGAGACGCCCGACCTCCTGGTGGAGGAGGGCTATCACTATGTCTGCGACTGGGTGCTCGATGACCAGCCCACAATCCTGAAAACACGCACAACCCCGATCGTCAACATTCCCTATACGCAGGAATGCAACGATGTGGCCATGATGCTGATCCAGCATCACAAGGCCAGCGAGTATCGCGACCGGGCCATTGATCAGTTTGACCAACTCTACGCCGATGCCGCGCCATCGGCACGGGTGATGGCGCTGGTCGTGCATCCCTACATCATGGGCGTGCCGCACCGGCTGCGTTACCTTCGCGAAGCGCTCGAGCATATCTGCTCGAAGCCGGAAGTCGCCTTGATGACGGGCGAAGATATCCACGATTGGTTTCAATCGTCTTGCCAGCGCTGA
- a CDS encoding MFS transporter, with protein sequence MDQPVAQKTDAASSHATAMVMFAVLLASYAINAMDRQIFPLLLTDVRREYGFSLADAGLLSTIFTLGMALAGLPAGYLLGRFSRKSVLLIGIFIFSAGTALTAYSAGFLDMLLYRAVTGVGEAMQLTALLAIAAGSFTRYRAAAVGSVNFSFGVGAIIGPALGGHLLMEYQSWRVPMYVFAAFGFIAIIIILVGVRTWFSEATGVNARRGVVGGAATLRNRNTLLLTVISVLGGLIIYGYLGLYPTYLREGLKYTPQATGSVMSIYGLGVLASIGGGWLGDRFSPKAVLCTSFLIAAVLGYLLFHGVAGFVPQAALSFVWGLVVSGTIYVNIAGYHIKAVQPHLSSRASGIFVTSLYASAACAGYILGLLTSSYGWAAAADIQMIGVAIAGALVAAGLKGDRMAHGDGLR encoded by the coding sequence ATGGACCAGCCTGTAGCGCAGAAGACCGATGCGGCGAGTTCTCATGCTACCGCGATGGTGATGTTCGCGGTGTTGCTGGCCTCCTACGCGATCAACGCGATGGATCGGCAGATCTTTCCGCTGTTGTTGACCGACGTGCGGCGCGAGTACGGCTTCTCGCTCGCCGACGCCGGACTGCTCTCTACCATTTTTACGCTGGGCATGGCCCTGGCGGGGTTGCCGGCGGGATATTTGCTCGGCCGCTTCTCGCGCAAGTCCGTGCTTCTAATCGGCATCTTCATTTTCTCGGCAGGCACAGCGCTGACGGCCTATTCGGCTGGCTTCCTCGACATGCTGCTCTACCGCGCGGTCACCGGCGTCGGCGAAGCCATGCAGCTGACGGCCTTGCTTGCGATCGCAGCTGGTTCCTTCACCCGCTATCGCGCCGCTGCGGTGGGGTCGGTCAACTTCTCCTTTGGCGTCGGTGCCATCATCGGACCGGCGCTCGGCGGTCATCTTTTGATGGAGTATCAAAGCTGGCGCGTGCCGATGTATGTCTTCGCAGCTTTCGGCTTCATCGCGATCATCATCATTCTCGTCGGTGTGAGGACGTGGTTCAGCGAAGCCACCGGCGTCAATGCAAGGCGCGGCGTCGTTGGCGGCGCCGCTACCCTGCGTAACCGCAATACGCTGCTGCTCACCGTCATCAGCGTGCTGGGTGGTCTGATCATCTATGGCTATCTCGGCCTCTATCCGACCTATCTGCGAGAAGGTCTCAAATACACGCCGCAGGCGACGGGCTCGGTCATGAGCATCTATGGGCTCGGGGTGCTGGCCTCTATTGGCGGCGGCTGGCTCGGCGACCGGTTTTCGCCCAAGGCGGTTCTATGCACCAGCTTTCTGATCGCCGCCGTGCTTGGCTATCTGCTGTTTCATGGCGTGGCCGGTTTCGTGCCGCAGGCTGCGCTCTCGTTTGTCTGGGGGCTGGTCGTCAGCGGCACCATCTACGTCAACATCGCCGGCTATCACATCAAGGCCGTGCAGCCGCATCTGTCGAGCCGGGCCTCCGGCATTTTCGTCACCAGTTTGTATGCTTCGGCCGCCTGCGCTGGCTATATCCTGGGACTACTCACCAGTTCCTATGGCTGGGCGGCGGCCGCCGACATCCAGATGATCGGCGTGGCTATCGCCGGCGCCCTGGTCGCGGCAGGATTGAAGGGCGATCGAATGGCCCATGGCGATGGATTGCGATAG
- a CDS encoding 30S ribosomal protein S2, whose translation MSVPDFSMRQLLEAGVHFGHQSHRWNPKMADYIFGARNNIHIIDLAQTVPLLHRALQAVSDTVAKGGRILFVGTKRQAQDGVAEAAKRSAQYFVNSRWLGGTLTNWKTVSGSIKRLRQLEEMLGSGEGAQYTKKERLTLQRERDKLDRSLGGIKDMGGLPDMIFVIDTNKEDIAIAEAQRLNIPVAAIVDTNSDPKGITYVVPGNDDAGRAISLYCDLVARAAIDGISRAQGDSGIDIGASAHPAREQIPAAAPQPTGFQGLAGPRGAADDLKKLTGVSGAIEKKFNDLGIFHYWQLAELDHATAHKIGEEVGLPSRADAWVAQAKAMTAEAE comes from the coding sequence ATGTCGGTACCCGATTTCTCTATGCGTCAGTTGCTTGAAGCTGGCGTTCACTTTGGCCATCAGTCGCACCGCTGGAATCCGAAAATGGCGGATTACATTTTCGGTGCGCGCAACAACATCCACATCATCGACCTCGCCCAGACCGTGCCGTTGCTGCATCGCGCGCTGCAGGCAGTCAGCGATACCGTCGCCAAGGGTGGCCGTATCCTGTTCGTCGGCACCAAGCGGCAGGCGCAGGATGGCGTCGCCGAGGCTGCGAAGCGTTCGGCGCAGTATTTCGTCAATTCCCGCTGGCTCGGCGGCACGTTGACCAACTGGAAGACGGTGTCCGGCTCGATCAAGCGCCTGCGTCAGCTTGAGGAAATGCTCGGCTCCGGCGAGGGCGCGCAGTACACCAAGAAGGAGCGCCTGACGCTGCAGCGCGAGCGCGACAAGCTCGATCGTTCGCTGGGCGGCATCAAGGACATGGGCGGCTTGCCCGACATGATCTTCGTGATCGACACCAACAAGGAAGACATCGCGATTGCGGAAGCGCAACGGCTCAACATTCCCGTTGCCGCCATTGTCGACACCAATTCCGATCCCAAGGGCATTACCTATGTGGTGCCGGGCAATGACGACGCCGGCCGCGCCATCTCGCTGTATTGCGATCTGGTCGCCCGCGCCGCCATCGACGGCATCTCGCGCGCTCAGGGTGATTCCGGCATCGACATCGGCGCATCGGCTCATCCGGCCCGCGAGCAAATTCCGGCGGCGGCTCCGCAGCCGACCGGCTTCCAGGGCCTTGCCGGTCCGCGTGGTGCCGCGGACGATCTCAAGAAGCTCACCGGCGTGTCCGGCGCGATCGAGAAGAAGTTCAACGACCTCGGTATCTTCCACTACTGGCAGCTGGCCGAGCTCGACCACGCCACCGCGCACAAGATCGGCGAAGAGGTCGGACTTCCGAGCCGGGCCGACGCCTGGGTTGCCCAGGCCAAGGCAATGACCGCCGAAGCCGAATAA
- the tsf gene encoding translation elongation factor Ts: MATITAAMVKDLRESTGAGMMDCKAALTESGGDMQAAQDWLRKKGLSKAAKKAGRVAAEGLIGAVTSANKGVVVEVNSETDFVARNEQFQGLVKMVAQVALHSGADIEKIKAAKVGDVTVETAISDAIATIGENMTLRRAASLEVSKGVVSSYVHGAVIEGAGKMGVIVALESAGKADELATLGKQLAMHVAAANPQALDPAGLDPAVVKREKDVLADKYRQQGKPENVIEKIVESGLKTYYKEVCLLEQASIHAEHNGKSVAQALKEAEGKIGAPVKITGFVRYALGEGIEKQESDFAAEVAAASGKK; this comes from the coding sequence ATGGCTACGATCACAGCAGCGATGGTCAAGGACCTCCGCGAGTCGACCGGCGCGGGCATGATGGATTGCAAGGCAGCGCTCACCGAGAGTGGCGGCGACATGCAGGCGGCGCAGGATTGGCTGCGCAAGAAGGGCCTGTCGAAGGCCGCGAAAAAGGCCGGCCGCGTTGCGGCTGAGGGCCTGATCGGCGCGGTCACGTCGGCCAACAAGGGCGTGGTGGTCGAGGTCAATTCCGAGACCGATTTCGTTGCGCGCAATGAGCAGTTCCAGGGACTGGTCAAGATGGTCGCGCAGGTCGCGCTTCACAGCGGCGCCGATATCGAGAAGATCAAGGCCGCGAAGGTCGGCGACGTGACGGTCGAGACTGCCATTTCGGATGCGATCGCGACCATCGGCGAGAACATGACGCTGCGCCGGGCGGCTTCGCTCGAAGTCAGCAAGGGTGTGGTATCGAGCTACGTGCATGGTGCTGTCATCGAAGGCGCCGGCAAGATGGGCGTGATCGTGGCGCTCGAATCGGCCGGGAAGGCCGACGAGCTGGCGACCCTCGGCAAGCAGCTCGCGATGCATGTCGCGGCGGCCAATCCGCAGGCACTGGATCCGGCCGGGCTCGATCCCGCCGTCGTGAAGCGCGAAAAGGACGTGCTAGCCGACAAATACCGTCAGCAGGGCAAGCCTGAGAATGTGATCGAAAAGATCGTCGAGTCCGGTTTGAAGACCTATTACAAGGAAGTCTGTCTGCTGGAGCAGGCCTCGATTCATGCCGAGCATAACGGCAAATCGGTTGCCCAGGCGCTAAAGGAAGCTGAGGGCAAGATCGGCGCGCCGGTGAAGATTACCGGATTTGTGCGCTATGCTCTGGGCGAGGGAATCGAAAAGCAGGAATCCGACTTCGCAGCCGAGGTCGCGGCGGCTAGCGGCAAGAAGTAA
- the pyrH gene encoding UMP kinase, whose translation MAEPVYRRVVIKLSGEYLAGAHPFGIDQPTIDRIAGDLIAARQLGGEIAVVVGGGNIVRGVEVSSRGVSRPTGDTMGMLATVMNCLALEAAIERKGSPARTLSAFVMPQICELFTRAATHKYLAEGRIVLLGGGTGNPFFTTDTTAVLRAAEIGAHAVLKATNVDGVYSADPKKDPSAKRFERLTHSQAIEGGYKVMDATAFALARETSLPIIVFSIAEPGSIGAILRGTGHGTIVAG comes from the coding sequence ATGGCTGAGCCGGTCTATCGTCGTGTGGTGATCAAGCTCTCGGGTGAGTATCTCGCCGGCGCGCACCCGTTCGGCATCGACCAGCCCACCATCGACCGGATCGCCGGCGACCTGATCGCGGCGCGCCAGCTCGGCGGCGAGATTGCGGTCGTGGTCGGCGGTGGAAACATCGTCCGCGGTGTGGAGGTCTCGTCGCGGGGCGTGTCGCGCCCGACCGGCGATACCATGGGTATGCTCGCGACCGTGATGAACTGCCTGGCCTTGGAGGCCGCGATCGAGCGGAAGGGTTCGCCCGCGCGAACGCTGTCGGCCTTCGTCATGCCGCAGATTTGCGAATTGTTCACCCGGGCCGCGACCCACAAATACCTCGCCGAGGGCCGAATCGTGCTGCTTGGCGGTGGAACCGGCAATCCATTTTTCACCACCGATACGACGGCGGTGCTGCGGGCCGCTGAAATCGGCGCCCATGCCGTGCTGAAAGCTACCAATGTCGATGGTGTCTACAGTGCCGATCCCAAAAAGGATCCGTCCGCCAAGCGGTTTGAGCGTTTGACGCATTCACAAGCGATCGAAGGCGGTTACAAGGTTATGGATGCGACAGCTTTCGCGCTTGCCCGCGAGACGTCGCTGCCTATCATCGTATTTTCGATCGCCGAACCCGGTTCGATCGGCGCTATTCTGCGCGGAACAGGTCACGGTACCATCGTTGCCGGCTGA
- the frr gene encoding ribosome recycling factor — MPTPGFDLNELKRRMQGATQSLKHELGGLRTGRAAASMLEPVQVEAYGSHMPLNQLATVSVPEPRLLSVQVWDKSMVKAVEKAIVDSNLGLSPATEGQVLRLRIPELNEERRKELVKVAHKYAEAAKVAVRHVRRDGLDTVKKLEKNHEISEDDQERLAADVQKATDGMISEIDQLLAAKEKEILTV; from the coding sequence ATGCCCACACCTGGTTTCGACCTCAACGAATTGAAACGCCGTATGCAGGGCGCTACCCAATCGCTCAAGCACGAACTGGGCGGCTTGCGGACCGGTCGCGCCGCGGCTTCGATGCTGGAACCGGTGCAGGTCGAGGCCTATGGCAGCCACATGCCGCTCAATCAGCTTGCGACCGTCAGCGTGCCGGAGCCGCGTCTGCTCTCGGTGCAGGTATGGGACAAGTCGATGGTCAAGGCGGTGGAGAAGGCGATCGTCGATTCCAATCTTGGCTTGAGCCCTGCCACCGAAGGCCAAGTACTTCGGCTTCGCATTCCCGAGCTCAACGAAGAACGCCGCAAGGAACTGGTGAAAGTGGCGCATAAATACGCGGAGGCCGCAAAGGTCGCGGTGCGGCATGTCCGCCGCGACGGTCTCGACACTGTCAAGAAGCTTGAGAAAAACCATGAAATTTCCGAGGACGATCAGGAGCGTCTGGCCGCTGATGTGCAGAAGGCAACCGACGGCATGATTTCCGAGATCGATCAGTTGCTGGCGGCCAAGGAAAAGGAAATCCTCACCGTTTAG
- a CDS encoding isoprenyl transferase: MSNAAAHATEGSDRTDGPLHVAIIMDGNGRWAAARGLPRAEGHRRGVEALRCVVRAASELGILHLTIFSFSSENWSRPATEIGDLFGLLKRFIRNDLATLHRDGVRVRVIGERNGLEPDICALLNEAEELTKANTKLNLVVAFNYGSRQEIANAAQRLAREVAEGKREASSIDADALGQHLDAPDIPDPDLIIRTSGEQRLSNFLMWQAAYSELVFVPIHWPDFDKAALEGAIAEYARRERRFGGLAAKTGS, from the coding sequence ATGTCGAATGCCGCCGCCCACGCAACCGAAGGATCGGATCGAACCGATGGTCCTCTGCATGTGGCGATTATCATGGACGGCAACGGCCGCTGGGCCGCCGCCCGCGGTTTGCCGCGCGCCGAGGGGCATCGCCGCGGGGTCGAGGCGCTGCGCTGCGTCGTTCGTGCAGCCTCCGAACTCGGCATTCTCCATCTGACGATTTTCTCGTTCAGCTCGGAAAACTGGTCGCGTCCGGCGACCGAAATCGGCGATTTGTTCGGCCTGCTCAAGCGGTTCATCCGCAATGATCTGGCGACGCTGCATCGCGACGGCGTGCGGGTGCGCGTCATCGGCGAGCGCAATGGGTTGGAACCCGATATCTGCGCGCTGCTGAACGAAGCCGAAGAGCTGACCAAGGCCAATACCAAGCTCAATCTTGTCGTCGCATTCAACTACGGTTCGCGTCAGGAGATCGCCAACGCCGCGCAACGGCTTGCGCGCGAGGTCGCGGAAGGAAAGCGTGAAGCGTCTTCGATCGACGCCGATGCGCTTGGCCAGCACCTCGACGCACCCGATATTCCAGACCCCGACCTGATCATTCGTACCAGCGGCGAGCAGCGGCTTTCGAACTTCCTGATGTGGCAGGCGGCTTACAGCGAACTGGTGTTTGTGCCGATCCACTGGCCGGATTTCGACAAGGCTGCGCTTGAAGGGGCGATCGCCGAATACGCCAGGCGGGAGCGCCGTTTCGGTGGTCTGGCTGCGAAAACCGGATCGTGA
- a CDS encoding phosphatidate cytidylyltransferase, with the protein MTEGEAAPAAVAVQGARNLLLRIIAALVLAPAAMALAYLGGWFWTALVTLAAVGLYVEWLAIIGEAHRKPVVASGVIALALGAWSLALGRIEALLIALVLGLLAVGLLSPERRIWAAAGFGYAAAAELASILVRLDPTRGFSALILILLVVWATDIGGYFAGRRIGGPKLWPRVSPNKTWAGAVGGFAASIVVAAGFAACGLGRTGPLLLLGAVLSIASQLGDLFESAVKRRFGVKDSSHIIPGHGGVLDRLDGFVAAVVLAAIFGLLRGGVDGVGRGLMVW; encoded by the coding sequence GTGACCGAGGGCGAAGCCGCGCCGGCGGCAGTGGCGGTACAGGGCGCACGTAACCTTCTGCTGCGCATCATCGCCGCGCTGGTGCTTGCACCTGCCGCGATGGCACTGGCTTACCTTGGCGGATGGTTCTGGACCGCGCTGGTGACGCTGGCTGCGGTCGGTCTCTATGTGGAATGGCTGGCGATCATCGGTGAGGCACACCGCAAGCCGGTGGTTGCGTCAGGCGTCATTGCACTTGCGCTCGGCGCTTGGTCGCTCGCGCTTGGACGCATCGAGGCCTTGCTGATTGCGTTGGTGCTTGGCCTGCTGGCTGTTGGGTTGCTCTCGCCGGAGCGTCGGATCTGGGCTGCGGCCGGATTTGGCTATGCGGCTGCTGCCGAATTGGCATCGATTCTGGTGCGTCTCGACCCGACCAGGGGATTTTCGGCGCTGATCCTGATCCTTCTGGTGGTGTGGGCGACCGATATCGGCGGCTACTTTGCCGGACGCCGTATTGGCGGACCGAAACTCTGGCCGCGGGTCAGCCCCAACAAGACATGGGCTGGCGCCGTCGGCGGCTTTGCCGCCAGCATCGTGGTTGCCGCGGGATTTGCGGCTTGCGGCCTCGGCCGTACCGGCCCGTTGCTGTTGCTGGGGGCGGTTCTCTCGATTGCGTCCCAACTCGGCGATCTCTTTGAATCGGCAGTAAAACGGCGTTTCGGCGTCAAGGACTCCAGCCACATCATCCCCGGCCATGGGGGGGTGCTGGATCGGCTTGACGGATTCGTTGCCGCGGTGGTCCTGGCGGCGATTTTCGGGCTTTTGCGCGGTGGCGTGGATGGCGTCGGCCGCGGTCTTATGGTTTGGTGA
- the dxr gene encoding 1-deoxy-D-xylulose-5-phosphate reductoisomerase — protein sequence MSAVPLRNSKAAASAVRAVTVLGATGSIGDSTMDLLRASPDRYQVEALTANTNVVGLAKLAKEFDARFVAVADPNLLEDLEDALAGTGTECGAGESAIIDAASRPADWVMAAVSGAAGLKPALAAVDRGATVALANKECLVCAGDFFMERAAKAGACILPADSEHNALFQALGSGNREELVRVIITASGGPFRTWASADIEQATLAQALKHPNWSMGQKITIDSASMMNKGLEVIEASYLFALAPDEIDVLVHPQSIIHGMVEFSDRSVVAQLGAPDMRTPIAHCLGWPDRIVGPAAKLDLAKIGQLTFEAPDFGRFPGLRLAYDALRTGNGATTVYNAANEVAVAAFIAGKIRFGAIARLVEATMDAWIRSGNLAPLTSADDAIDVDHSARNRAATLLPQIAAKAS from the coding sequence ATGAGCGCAGTTCCGTTGCGTAACAGCAAGGCCGCGGCATCCGCCGTACGTGCCGTAACCGTCCTCGGTGCCACCGGCTCGATCGGCGACAGCACGATGGACCTCTTGAGGGCGTCGCCTGATCGCTATCAAGTCGAGGCCCTGACGGCCAACACCAACGTCGTGGGGCTGGCGAAGCTCGCGAAAGAGTTCGACGCACGCTTTGTCGCCGTCGCCGACCCGAATCTATTGGAAGATTTGGAAGACGCGCTGGCCGGGACGGGCACCGAATGCGGGGCAGGCGAGAGCGCGATCATCGACGCCGCATCGCGTCCGGCGGATTGGGTCATGGCCGCCGTCAGCGGCGCGGCTGGACTGAAGCCCGCGCTCGCAGCCGTCGACCGGGGCGCAACCGTTGCGCTCGCCAACAAGGAATGCCTCGTCTGCGCAGGCGATTTTTTCATGGAGCGCGCGGCCAAGGCCGGGGCCTGTATCTTGCCGGCCGATTCCGAACACAACGCGCTGTTTCAGGCGCTCGGATCCGGCAATCGGGAGGAATTGGTTCGCGTCATTATCACGGCATCCGGCGGCCCGTTCCGGACCTGGGCCAGCGCCGATATCGAGCAGGCGACGCTGGCGCAGGCGCTGAAGCATCCGAACTGGAGCATGGGACAGAAGATCACCATCGATTCGGCCTCGATGATGAACAAGGGGCTCGAGGTTATCGAAGCCTCCTACCTGTTTGCGTTGGCCCCGGACGAGATCGACGTGCTGGTGCATCCGCAGTCGATCATCCACGGCATGGTCGAATTCTCCGATCGTTCGGTTGTCGCGCAGTTGGGAGCGCCCGATATGCGCACGCCGATCGCGCACTGTCTCGGATGGCCCGACCGAATTGTCGGCCCGGCCGCGAAGCTTGATCTCGCCAAGATCGGGCAGCTGACCTTCGAGGCGCCGGACTTCGGCCGTTTTCCCGGGCTTCGGCTGGCTTATGACGCGCTGCGGACGGGCAACGGCGCGACCACGGTCTACAACGCCGCCAACGAGGTGGCGGTGGCAGCCTTCATCGCTGGCAAGATCAGATTCGGCGCGATCGCGCGGCTGGTCGAGGCGACGATGGATGCCTGGATACGCTCCGGCAACCTGGCGCCGCTGACATCGGCAGACGACGCCATCGACGTTGACCATAGCGCGCGAAATAGGGCTGCCACCCTATTGCCTCAAATTGCCGCAAAGGCATCCTAG
- the rseP gene encoding RIP metalloprotease RseP — translation MSEFFLHSFNTLGHGFIGYIIPFLFVLTIVVFFHELGHFLVARWAGVKVLTFSLGFGPELVGFNDRHGTRWKISAVPLGGYVKFFGDDSEASTPSSETLSAMTEEERAGSFHHKKVGPRAAIVAAGPIANFILAIVIFTGLFTFFGKPSTSARVDKVEVGSAAAAAGFQVGDVVTAINGEAIESFSDMQRIVGINAGDQLSFTIKRGDSTVQLQGTPELKEVKDPFGNAHRIGVLGITRATSPGDVTTERVNPATALWLGVKETWFVIDRTLAYIGGVFTGREAADQVGGPLRIAQISGQVASIGLAALIHLAAVLSISIGLLNLFPVPLLDGGHLLFYAVEAVRGRPLSDRAQEMGFRIGLGLVLMLMVFATYNDILHLAAS, via the coding sequence ATGTCTGAGTTTTTTCTGCATAGTTTCAATACGTTGGGCCATGGGTTCATCGGGTACATCATCCCCTTTTTGTTCGTCCTGACCATCGTCGTCTTCTTTCATGAACTTGGCCACTTCCTGGTCGCGCGTTGGGCCGGCGTGAAGGTGCTGACTTTCTCGCTCGGCTTTGGCCCGGAACTCGTCGGCTTCAACGATCGTCACGGCACACGCTGGAAAATCTCCGCTGTTCCGCTTGGCGGCTACGTCAAGTTCTTCGGCGACGACAGCGAGGCGTCGACGCCCTCGTCCGAAACGCTGTCCGCCATGACTGAAGAAGAGCGCGCTGGCAGCTTCCATCATAAAAAGGTCGGGCCGCGCGCCGCCATCGTGGCGGCCGGTCCGATCGCCAATTTCATTTTGGCGATCGTGATCTTCACCGGTCTGTTCACGTTCTTTGGCAAGCCGAGCACGTCGGCGCGTGTCGACAAGGTGGAAGTAGGCAGCGCCGCGGCGGCCGCCGGCTTCCAGGTCGGCGACGTGGTGACCGCGATCAACGGTGAAGCCATCGAAAGCTTCTCCGACATGCAGCGGATTGTAGGCATCAACGCCGGCGACCAACTCTCGTTCACGATCAAGCGCGGCGATTCCACCGTGCAATTGCAGGGGACGCCGGAACTCAAGGAAGTGAAGGACCCGTTCGGAAACGCCCATCGGATTGGCGTGCTCGGAATCACCCGCGCAACCTCGCCTGGTGACGTGACGACCGAGCGGGTAAATCCGGCCACCGCCTTGTGGCTTGGCGTCAAGGAAACCTGGTTCGTGATCGACCGGACGCTCGCCTATATCGGCGGGGTCTTTACCGGTCGCGAGGCCGCCGACCAGGTCGGCGGTCCGCTGCGGATCGCGCAAATTTCAGGGCAGGTCGCTTCCATCGGCCTTGCGGCATTGATCCATCTCGCCGCGGTGCTCTCGATCTCGATTGGACTGCTCAACCTGTTCCCAGTGCCCCTGCTCGATGGCGGTCATCTTTTGTTCTACGCCGTTGAGGCTGTCCGCGGCCGTCCATTGTCGGATCGGGCGCAAGAAATGGGGTTCCGAATCGGGCTAGGTTTGGTGCTCATGTTGATGGTGTTCGCCACCTATAACGACATTCTGCACCTGGCCGCGTCATGA